From the genome of Streptomyces sp. NBC_00659, one region includes:
- a CDS encoding group II truncated hemoglobin encodes MTVSTVEYVRYRIPEEQSAEFLAAYTRAAVQLAAAPQCVDYELARCEDDFEHFILRITWTSTEDHIEGFRTSELFPDFLAEIRPYIGSIEEMRHYKPTSVRGQGASVPTLYAWAGGAEAFARLTEAFYDKVLKDDLLAPLFAGLAPEHATHVALWLGEVFGGPPAYSETQGGHGHMVAKHLGKGITEVQRRRWVNLLQDAADDAGLPTDAEFRSAFLAYAEWGTRLAVYFSGPDAKPPTEQPVPRWTWGAAPPYTP; translated from the coding sequence ATGACCGTCTCGACAGTCGAATACGTCCGCTACCGGATTCCCGAGGAGCAGTCGGCCGAGTTCCTGGCCGCCTACACCCGCGCCGCCGTCCAGCTCGCCGCGGCCCCGCAGTGCGTCGACTACGAACTCGCGCGCTGTGAGGACGACTTCGAGCACTTCATCCTGAGAATCACCTGGACCTCGACCGAGGACCACATCGAGGGTTTCCGCACCTCCGAGCTCTTCCCCGACTTCCTCGCCGAGATCCGCCCCTACATCGGCAGCATCGAGGAGATGCGCCACTACAAGCCGACCTCGGTACGGGGCCAGGGCGCCTCCGTGCCCACGCTCTACGCCTGGGCGGGCGGCGCCGAGGCCTTCGCCCGTCTCACCGAGGCCTTCTACGACAAGGTCCTCAAGGACGACCTCCTCGCGCCGCTGTTTGCCGGCCTCGCGCCCGAACACGCCACCCATGTCGCCCTCTGGCTCGGCGAGGTCTTCGGCGGACCGCCCGCCTACTCCGAGACCCAGGGCGGCCACGGCCACATGGTCGCCAAGCACCTGGGCAAGGGCATCACGGAGGTCCAGCGCCGCCGCTGGGTGAACCTGCTCCAGGACGCCGCCGACGACGCGGGGCTCCCCACCGACGCCGAGTTCCGCTCCGCCTTCCTCGCCTACGCCGAGTGGGGCACGAGGCTGGCCGTGTACTTCTCCGGCCCGGACGCGAAGCCGCCGACGGAGCAGCCCGTACCGAGGTGGACGTGGGGCGCGGCGCCGCCGTACACGCCGTGA
- a CDS encoding DEAD/DEAH box helicase, whose protein sequence is MTRSERPVRKRPANARAAQTGGSARNAGRSAGRPGARKVAPPQEFSLPETITPALPAVDSFDALDMPAALTKTLAAQGVTDPFPIQGATLPNSLAGRDVLGRGRTGSGKTLAFGLALLARTAGRRAEPRSPLALVLVPTRELAQQVDDAITPYATAVNLRVTTAVGGMSIGRQAGTLRRGVEVLVATPGRLKDLIERGDCTLGQVAITVLDEADQMADMGFMPQVTALLKQVEPGGQRLLFSATLDKNIDRLVKMFLTDPVVHSVDPSAGAVVTMEHHVLHVADETDKKAVAMRIAARDGRVILFVDTKRGADRFTKRLLASGVRASALHGGRSQPQRNRTLDQFKNGQVTALVATNVAARGIHVDDLDLVVNVDPPTDHKDYLHRGGRTARAGESGSVVTLVLPEQKREMTRLMADAGITPRTARVKSSDEELARLTGAREPSGVPVVIEVPQQAEQPKQRPKARRAPTGGGARRPSVAGGGTAGRTGAGSDGQGGRQRGGRPGTDAATGGTAAGRRASTGGAAAGRRTEAGGGAGRRTEAGGGAGRRTEAGGGAGRRTEAGGGAGRRTETGGGAGAGRSGGRGRAPQRGGQNGGQGGGGRRAA, encoded by the coding sequence ATGACTCGATCCGAACGTCCCGTCCGTAAGCGGCCGGCAAACGCGCGCGCCGCACAGACCGGCGGTTCCGCGAGGAACGCGGGCCGGAGTGCCGGGCGCCCCGGCGCCCGCAAGGTCGCGCCGCCGCAGGAGTTCTCCCTGCCCGAGACCATCACCCCGGCGCTGCCCGCGGTCGACTCCTTCGACGCGCTGGACATGCCGGCCGCCCTGACGAAGACCCTCGCGGCCCAGGGTGTCACCGATCCCTTCCCGATCCAGGGCGCCACGCTGCCCAACTCCCTCGCGGGTCGCGATGTGCTCGGCCGCGGACGCACCGGATCCGGCAAGACGCTCGCCTTCGGGCTCGCGCTCCTCGCCCGCACCGCCGGCCGCCGGGCCGAGCCGCGCAGTCCGCTCGCGCTCGTCCTCGTCCCCACCCGCGAACTCGCCCAGCAGGTCGACGACGCGATCACGCCGTACGCCACCGCCGTCAACCTGCGCGTGACCACGGCCGTCGGCGGGATGTCGATCGGGCGGCAGGCCGGCACGCTGCGCCGCGGTGTCGAGGTGCTCGTGGCTACCCCCGGGCGGCTCAAGGACCTCATCGAGCGCGGCGACTGCACCCTCGGACAGGTCGCGATCACCGTGCTGGACGAGGCCGACCAGATGGCCGACATGGGCTTCATGCCCCAGGTCACCGCGCTGCTCAAGCAGGTCGAGCCGGGCGGCCAGCGGCTGCTCTTCTCGGCCACGCTCGACAAGAACATCGACCGGCTCGTCAAGATGTTCCTCACCGACCCGGTGGTGCACTCCGTCGACCCGTCCGCGGGCGCGGTGGTGACCATGGAGCACCACGTGCTGCACGTCGCCGACGAGACCGACAAGAAGGCGGTCGCGATGCGGATCGCCGCCCGCGACGGCCGGGTGATCCTCTTCGTCGACACCAAGCGCGGCGCCGACCGCTTCACCAAGCGGCTGCTCGCCAGCGGTGTCCGGGCCTCCGCCCTGCACGGCGGGCGCAGCCAGCCGCAGCGCAACCGCACCCTCGACCAGTTCAAGAACGGTCAGGTCACCGCCCTCGTCGCCACCAACGTGGCGGCCCGCGGTATCCACGTCGACGACCTCGACCTCGTGGTCAACGTCGATCCGCCGACCGACCACAAGGACTACCTCCACCGCGGCGGCCGTACCGCCCGCGCCGGAGAGTCCGGCAGCGTCGTCACCCTGGTGCTCCCCGAGCAGAAGCGTGAGATGACCCGGCTCATGGCGGACGCGGGCATCACTCCGCGTACCGCCCGCGTCAAGTCCAGCGACGAGGAGCTCGCCCGCCTCACCGGCGCCCGCGAGCCTTCCGGCGTGCCGGTCGTCATAGAGGTCCCGCAGCAGGCCGAACAGCCGAAGCAGCGGCCCAAGGCGCGCCGTGCCCCCACCGGGGGCGGGGCCAGGCGGCCGTCGGTCGCCGGCGGCGGCACCGCCGGGCGCACGGGCGCCGGATCGGACGGCCAGGGCGGCCGGCAGCGCGGCGGACGTCCGGGCACGGACGCCGCGACGGGCGGCACGGCCGCCGGACGCCGCGCGAGCACCGGGGGAGCGGCCGCGGGTCGTCGTACCGAGGCCGGTGGTGGCGCGGGTCGTCGTACCGAGGCCGGTGGTGGCGCGGGTCGTCGTACCGAGGCCGGTGGTGGCGCGGGTCGTCGTACCGAGGCCGGTGGTGGCGCGGGTCGTCGTACCGAGACTGGTGGTGGCGCGGGTGCCGGTCGCTCCGGCGGCCGCGGGCGTGCTCCGCAGCGCGGTGGTCAGAACGGCGGCCAGGGCGGTGGCGGCCGCAGGGCCGCCTGA
- a CDS encoding cold-shock protein, which produces MATGTVKWFNSEKGFGFIEQDGGGPDVFAHYSNIASSGFRELLEGQKVSFEVTQGQKGLQAENIVPA; this is translated from the coding sequence ATGGCTACTGGCACCGTGAAGTGGTTCAACTCGGAAAAGGGCTTCGGCTTCATCGAGCAGGACGGCGGCGGCCCCGACGTCTTCGCCCACTACTCGAACATCGCGAGCTCCGGCTTCCGTGAGCTCCTCGAGGGCCAGAAGGTCTCCTTCGAGGTCACGCAGGGCCAGAAGGGCCTGCAGGCGGAGAACATCGTTCCCGCCTAG
- a CDS encoding enoyl-CoA hydratase/isomerase family protein → MAQHEADQVAEPAERRFGEFVAVRRHGYVAELVLDRPKAMNAVSTDMARSIAGACESLAADRDVRVVVLTSTHERAFCVGADLKERNSFSDAELVRQRPLARAAYTGVLELPMPTVAAVHGFALGGGFELALSCDLIVADRTAVVGLPEVSVGVIPGGGGTQLLPRRVGAARAAELIFSARRLEAAEARELGLVDELVEAGQDRAEALALAARIAANSPVGLRAAKRALRLGHGLDLRAGLEVEDAAWRSVAFSGDRAEGVAAFNEKRKPEWPGE, encoded by the coding sequence ATGGCGCAGCACGAGGCGGACCAGGTGGCGGAGCCGGCCGAGCGGAGGTTCGGGGAGTTCGTGGCCGTACGACGGCACGGGTACGTCGCCGAGCTCGTCCTCGACCGGCCCAAGGCGATGAACGCCGTGTCCACGGACATGGCGAGGTCGATCGCCGGTGCCTGCGAGTCCCTCGCCGCCGACCGGGACGTACGCGTGGTCGTGCTGACCTCCACGCACGAGCGCGCCTTCTGCGTCGGCGCCGATCTGAAGGAGCGCAACTCCTTCTCGGACGCCGAGTTGGTACGCCAGCGGCCGCTCGCGCGAGCCGCGTACACCGGTGTCCTGGAACTGCCGATGCCGACCGTCGCCGCCGTTCACGGTTTCGCGCTGGGGGGCGGGTTCGAACTGGCGCTGTCCTGCGACCTGATCGTGGCCGACCGTACGGCGGTCGTCGGACTGCCCGAGGTGTCCGTCGGCGTGATTCCCGGAGGCGGCGGTACGCAGCTGCTGCCGCGCCGGGTCGGGGCCGCGCGCGCCGCCGAGCTCATCTTCTCGGCGCGGCGTCTGGAGGCCGCCGAGGCGCGGGAGTTGGGTCTGGTGGACGAGCTGGTGGAGGCGGGACAGGACAGGGCGGAAGCGCTCGCTCTGGCCGCCCGGATCGCCGCCAACTCGCCGGTGGGACTGCGTGCCGCCAAGCGCGCCCTGCGCCTCGGTCACGGACTCGACCTGCGCGCGGGCCTGGAGGTCGAGGACGCGGCCTGGCGCTCCGTCGCCTTCTCCGGGGACCGGGCGGAAGGGGTCGCCGCGTTCAACGAGAAGCGCAAGCCGGAGTGGCCGGGAGAGTAG
- a CDS encoding ABC transporter permease: protein MFFTYLRRELRRRRKAALVVASGLALGIALVIVVSSVSSGMEKAQGKVLQSLYGLGTDMTVTKAAAPANSTSDRPRFNFDAKDSDSDKEQSSDRVMVQGFQTLASSTVSKVDAQKGVADSVGGLSLQVIRINGQFTRGQFKQDPNSGGSRQGGPGGGQQSPEGRVEGGGANFDVNNYTVYGTDVTKPALGPLTSSKITSGRTFKTSETNAKVVVADTSYAKEKKLKLGGTVTVKSVKYKIIGIATPDSGDAAANLYIPLQQAQTLSDSKNKVTTIYVKASDSQQIAGVKSTIQKNISGTTVTTSADLADTVSGSLSTASDLASSVGKWLSIAVLVAAFLVAGLLTSSAVSRRVREFGTLKALGWKSSRVTRQVVGEAIVNGLVGGALGIALGLAGAYVVTEISPNLQAQLGNTGGGQGGGPGGGGFGGPARQTASKALDVALTAPVSVNTIVIAVALAVAGGLIAGAFGGWRASRLRPADALRRVE from the coding sequence ATGTTCTTCACCTACCTGAGGCGCGAACTGCGCCGCCGCAGAAAGGCGGCCCTCGTCGTCGCCTCCGGGCTCGCCCTGGGCATAGCCCTGGTCATCGTGGTCAGCTCCGTGTCCTCGGGCATGGAGAAGGCGCAGGGCAAGGTCCTCCAGTCGCTGTACGGGCTGGGGACCGACATGACGGTCACCAAGGCCGCCGCGCCGGCCAACAGCACCAGCGACCGCCCGCGCTTCAACTTCGACGCGAAGGACAGCGATTCCGACAAGGAACAGAGCAGCGACCGCGTCATGGTCCAGGGCTTCCAGACCCTGGCCTCCTCGACCGTCTCCAAGGTCGACGCGCAAAAGGGCGTCGCGGACTCCGTCGGGGGCCTGAGCCTCCAGGTCATCCGCATCAACGGCCAGTTCACCCGGGGCCAGTTCAAGCAGGACCCGAACAGTGGTGGCAGCCGGCAGGGCGGCCCCGGCGGCGGCCAGCAGTCCCCAGAGGGCCGCGTCGAGGGCGGCGGCGCCAACTTCGACGTCAACAACTACACGGTCTACGGCACCGACGTCACCAAGCCGGCCCTGGGCCCGCTGACCTCGTCGAAGATCACCAGCGGTCGTACGTTCAAGACCTCCGAGACGAATGCCAAGGTCGTCGTCGCGGACACGTCGTACGCCAAGGAGAAGAAGCTCAAGCTCGGTGGCACCGTCACCGTCAAGAGCGTCAAGTACAAGATCATCGGCATCGCGACCCCGGACAGCGGTGACGCGGCGGCCAACCTCTACATCCCGCTCCAGCAGGCGCAGACGCTCAGCGACTCCAAGAACAAGGTCACGACGATCTACGTCAAGGCGTCGGACTCGCAGCAGATCGCCGGCGTCAAGAGCACCATCCAGAAGAACATCTCGGGTACGACGGTCACCACCTCCGCCGACCTCGCGGACACGGTCTCCGGCTCCCTGTCCACCGCCTCCGACCTCGCCTCCAGCGTGGGCAAGTGGCTGTCGATCGCGGTGCTCGTGGCCGCGTTCCTGGTCGCCGGTCTGCTCACCTCCTCCGCCGTGTCCCGCCGGGTGCGCGAGTTCGGCACCCTCAAGGCGCTCGGCTGGAAGTCGAGCCGGGTGACCCGCCAGGTGGTCGGCGAGGCCATCGTCAACGGTCTGGTCGGCGGTGCCCTCGGTATCGCCCTCGGCCTCGCCGGCGCCTACGTCGTCACCGAGATCAGCCCCAACCTCCAGGCACAGCTGGGGAACACGGGCGGCGGCCAGGGCGGCGGTCCCGGCGGCGGCGGCTTCGGCGGCCCGGCGCGGCAGACCGCCTCCAAGGCCCTCGATGTCGCGCTCACCGCGCCCGTCAGCGTCAACACCATCGTCATCGCGGTCGCCCTGGCCGTGGCCGGCGGTCTGATCGCCGGAGCCTTCGGCGGCTGGCGCGCCTCCAGGCTGCGCCCCGCCGACGCCCTGCGCCGCGTCGAATAA
- a CDS encoding GGDEF domain-containing protein, whose amino-acid sequence MGEDNRLRAVVTLAQGMAAAHTPRESWRAAALGACHALAGSFAALSVWERELGRLRVLANVGDRAPDEDEFPDGEAYPVHQFPEITEFLHERWAGGGEPNAWVETSDGPVAGAFGYCHQRVAALRRRGRGCCVVAPIVMHGRAWGELYVARPAGAPVYGPQDADFATVLASVVAAGIAQTERLEEARRLAYTDSLTGLANRRAVDVRLEEAVERHKEDGAVVSLVVCDLNGLKRVNDTRGHAAGDRLLERFGSVLSLCGAMLPGTLAARLGGDEFCLLAVGPPADDVVRIAGELCCRAAELELGEGVACGVASTGDAIGPVRSARRLFRLADAAQYRAKAVRAAKPVVAGREGPDDPVVRLADAPPPAAGERRRFRGRHDRPRT is encoded by the coding sequence ATGGGCGAGGACAATCGGCTGAGGGCCGTGGTGACGCTGGCGCAGGGGATGGCGGCGGCGCACACCCCGCGGGAGTCGTGGCGGGCGGCGGCGCTCGGCGCGTGTCACGCGCTGGCCGGGAGCTTCGCCGCGCTCTCCGTGTGGGAGCGCGAACTCGGCCGGCTGCGGGTGCTGGCCAACGTCGGCGACCGCGCCCCGGACGAGGACGAGTTCCCCGACGGGGAGGCCTACCCGGTGCACCAGTTCCCGGAGATCACCGAGTTCCTGCACGAGCGCTGGGCGGGCGGCGGCGAGCCCAACGCCTGGGTCGAGACCTCCGACGGCCCCGTGGCCGGCGCCTTCGGGTACTGCCACCAGCGCGTGGCGGCGCTGCGCAGGCGCGGCCGTGGCTGCTGCGTCGTCGCGCCGATCGTGATGCACGGGCGGGCGTGGGGGGAGCTCTACGTGGCCCGTCCGGCCGGAGCACCCGTCTACGGCCCGCAGGACGCCGACTTCGCGACCGTCCTGGCCTCCGTCGTCGCCGCCGGGATCGCGCAGACCGAGCGCCTGGAGGAGGCCCGGCGCCTGGCGTACACCGACTCCCTGACCGGACTCGCCAACCGCCGCGCCGTGGACGTACGGCTCGAGGAGGCCGTGGAGCGGCACAAGGAGGACGGTGCCGTGGTCAGTCTCGTCGTGTGCGACCTCAACGGGCTCAAGCGCGTCAACGACACCCGGGGGCACGCTGCCGGCGACCGGCTCCTCGAACGGTTCGGGTCGGTGCTCTCGCTGTGCGGGGCCATGCTCCCGGGCACCCTCGCGGCACGGCTGGGCGGCGACGAGTTCTGCCTGCTGGCGGTCGGCCCGCCGGCCGACGACGTGGTCCGGATCGCCGGTGAACTCTGCTGCCGGGCGGCCGAGTTGGAGCTCGGGGAGGGTGTGGCGTGCGGGGTCGCCTCGACCGGGGACGCGATCGGCCCCGTACGGTCGGCGCGTCGGCTGTTCCGGCTGGCGGACGCGGCGCAGTACCGTGCGAAGGCCGTCCGGGCCGCGAAGCCCGTGGTCGCCGGGCGCGAGGGCCCCGACGATCCCGTGGTGCGCCTCGCGGACGCGCCCCCGCCGGCGGCGGGCGAGCGCCGCAGGTTCCGTGGACGGCACGACAGGCCCCGCACGTGA
- a CDS encoding ABC transporter ATP-binding protein has protein sequence MYELRGVTKRYARGKETIDALAGIDLTIGDGDRLVIQGPTGGGKSTLLQMLGGLDRPTAGSVELDGVDMARLSEAKLTRVRSENIGFVFQSFNLIPTLTAQENVETALVPLRVKAKERRERAAAALESVGLAERLGHLPAELSGGQQQRVAIARALVKQPKVLLADEPTGNLDEGMRDEIMDVLEAMWKEHGLTFIMVTHDSAIAKKAPRVATIRKGKISVKENAGA, from the coding sequence ATGTACGAACTCAGAGGCGTCACCAAGCGCTATGCGCGGGGCAAGGAAACGATCGACGCGCTCGCGGGGATCGACCTGACGATCGGCGACGGCGACCGGCTCGTCATCCAGGGGCCCACCGGCGGAGGAAAGTCCACCCTGCTCCAGATGCTCGGCGGGCTCGACCGCCCCACCGCGGGCAGCGTCGAACTCGACGGCGTCGACATGGCCAGGCTGTCCGAGGCGAAGCTCACCAGGGTGCGCAGCGAGAACATCGGCTTCGTCTTCCAGAGCTTCAACCTGATCCCCACGCTCACCGCCCAGGAGAACGTCGAGACCGCGCTCGTACCGCTGCGCGTGAAGGCGAAGGAACGGCGTGAGAGGGCCGCGGCGGCCCTGGAGTCCGTGGGACTCGCCGAGCGGCTCGGGCACCTGCCCGCCGAGCTGTCGGGCGGTCAGCAGCAGCGCGTGGCGATCGCCCGCGCCCTGGTCAAGCAGCCCAAGGTGCTGCTCGCCGACGAGCCCACCGGCAACCTCGACGAGGGCATGCGCGACGAGATCATGGACGTGCTCGAAGCCATGTGGAAGGAGCACGGGCTGACCTTCATCATGGTCACCCACGACTCCGCGATCGCGAAGAAGGCCCCGCGCGTCGCCACGATCCGCAAGGGGAAGATCAGCGTCAAGGAGAACGCGGGAGCCTAG
- a CDS encoding DUF2625 family protein: MRELSELTDVEEPAWPLLSEAIAASGVSMEVPPVDPDLGRASLLQLQVTARSWLGGMVLNCGGVVLDSGWLRIYGSPAEDEPTGLPGGSTDLPSLAEVNEFPEYFDPGWRPRDGGLVVGHDVLGGVFVLNGADPESVGRPGHPGEVVYFAPDSLKWEALEVGHGAWLQWLLGEGTDKFYDTLRWPGWRAESGALTGTQGLSVMPFLWSAEARRDLMSTSRRAVPLAELLSLHRDFALKLDGVDPGFLGDV, from the coding sequence ATGCGAGAGCTGAGCGAGCTGACCGACGTCGAGGAACCGGCCTGGCCGCTGCTGTCCGAGGCGATCGCCGCGAGCGGGGTGTCCATGGAAGTGCCCCCGGTGGACCCCGATCTGGGCCGCGCGAGCCTGCTCCAGCTCCAGGTCACCGCACGGTCCTGGCTGGGCGGGATGGTGCTCAACTGCGGCGGTGTGGTGCTGGACAGCGGATGGCTGCGGATCTACGGCAGTCCGGCCGAGGACGAGCCGACGGGGCTGCCGGGCGGCTCGACGGACCTGCCCTCGCTGGCCGAAGTCAACGAATTCCCCGAGTACTTCGATCCCGGCTGGCGCCCGCGGGACGGCGGGCTCGTCGTCGGCCACGACGTGCTGGGCGGGGTGTTCGTCCTCAACGGCGCCGACCCGGAGTCGGTGGGGCGTCCCGGCCATCCCGGCGAGGTCGTGTACTTCGCGCCGGACTCACTGAAGTGGGAGGCGCTCGAAGTGGGCCACGGGGCATGGCTCCAGTGGCTTCTGGGCGAGGGTACGGACAAGTTCTACGACACGCTGCGCTGGCCCGGCTGGCGGGCCGAGTCCGGCGCCCTCACGGGCACGCAGGGACTGTCCGTGATGCCGTTCCTGTGGTCGGCGGAGGCGCGGCGCGATCTGATGTCGACGAGCCGCCGCGCGGTGCCGCTGGCGGAACTGCTCAGCCTGCACCGGGACTTCGCCCTGAAGCTGGACGGGGTCGACCCGGGTTTCCTCGGCGACGTCTGA
- the hutH gene encoding histidine ammonia-lyase encodes MHTVVVGTSGVTASDVLAVAREGARIELSGEAVAALAAAREIVEALAAKPEPVYGVSTGFGALASRHISPELRAQLQRNIVRSHAAGMGPRVEREVVRALMFLRLKTVCSGHTGVRPEVAQTMADILNAGITPVVHEYGSLGCSGDLAPLSHCALTLMGEGDAEGPDGVVRPAGELLAEAGITPVELREKEGLALLNGTDGMLGMLVMALADLETLYKSADVTAALSLEALLGTDKVLAPELHAIRPHPGQSASAANMLAVLKGSELTGHHQDGAPRVQDAYSVRCAPQVAGAGRDTLAHARTVAERELASAVDNPVVLPDGRVESNGNFHGAPVAYVLDFLAIAAADLGSIAERRTDRLLDKNRSHGLPPFLADDAGVDSGLMIAQYTQAALVSEMKRLAVPASADSIPSSAMQEDHVSMGWSAARKLRTSVDNLTRIVAIELYAATRAIELREGLTPAPASRAVIDAVRAAGVQGPGPDRFLAPDLAAADAFVRAGGVVAAVEPVTGPLA; translated from the coding sequence ATGCACACTGTGGTGGTGGGGACGTCCGGAGTGACCGCGTCCGACGTTCTCGCCGTGGCGCGCGAAGGCGCCCGGATCGAGCTCTCCGGCGAGGCGGTGGCGGCCCTCGCCGCGGCCCGCGAGATCGTGGAGGCGCTGGCCGCGAAGCCGGAGCCCGTCTACGGCGTCTCCACCGGCTTCGGCGCCCTGGCGAGCCGGCACATCAGCCCGGAACTGCGCGCCCAGCTGCAGCGCAACATCGTCCGCTCGCACGCCGCCGGGATGGGTCCGCGCGTCGAGCGCGAGGTCGTCCGCGCGCTGATGTTCCTGCGGCTCAAGACCGTCTGCTCCGGCCACACCGGTGTGCGGCCCGAGGTCGCGCAGACCATGGCGGACATCCTGAACGCGGGCATCACCCCGGTCGTCCACGAGTACGGCTCGCTCGGCTGCTCCGGCGACCTGGCGCCCCTGTCCCACTGCGCCCTGACCCTGATGGGCGAAGGCGACGCCGAAGGCCCCGACGGAGTCGTGCGGCCCGCGGGCGAGCTGCTCGCCGAGGCCGGCATCACCCCCGTCGAACTGCGCGAGAAGGAGGGCCTCGCCCTCCTCAACGGCACCGACGGCATGCTCGGCATGCTCGTCATGGCCCTCGCCGACCTGGAGACGCTGTACAAGTCGGCCGACGTCACCGCCGCGCTCTCCCTCGAAGCGCTCCTCGGCACGGACAAGGTCCTCGCCCCCGAGCTGCACGCCATCCGCCCGCACCCCGGCCAGAGCGCCAGCGCCGCCAACATGCTGGCCGTGCTGAAGGGTTCGGAGCTCACCGGCCACCACCAGGACGGCGCCCCGCGCGTCCAGGACGCCTACTCCGTGCGCTGCGCCCCGCAGGTCGCCGGCGCCGGCCGGGACACCCTCGCGCACGCCCGCACGGTCGCCGAGCGCGAGCTGGCCTCCGCCGTCGACAACCCGGTCGTGCTGCCCGACGGCCGCGTCGAGTCGAACGGCAACTTCCATGGCGCCCCGGTCGCCTACGTCCTCGACTTCCTCGCCATCGCCGCCGCCGACCTCGGCTCGATCGCCGAGCGCCGCACCGACCGGCTGCTCGACAAGAACCGCTCGCACGGCCTCCCGCCGTTCCTCGCGGACGACGCCGGCGTCGACTCGGGCCTGATGATCGCCCAGTACACGCAGGCCGCGCTGGTCAGCGAGATGAAGCGGCTCGCCGTACCGGCGTCCGCGGACTCCATCCCCTCCTCCGCCATGCAGGAGGACCACGTCTCCATGGGCTGGTCGGCGGCGCGCAAGCTGCGCACCTCCGTGGACAACCTGACCCGGATCGTGGCGATCGAGCTGTACGCCGCCACCCGTGCGATCGAACTCCGCGAGGGTCTGACGCCCGCCCCGGCGTCGCGGGCGGTCATCGACGCGGTCCGCGCGGCCGGCGTCCAGGGCCCCGGCCCGGACCGCTTCCTCGCCCCCGACCTGGCGGCGGCGGACGCGTTCGTGCGTGCCGGCGGTGTGGTGGCCGCGGTGGAGCCGGTGACCGGCCCGCTCGCGTAG
- a CDS encoding L,D-transpeptidase, whose product MEKRVMTISKRRRRLVAASALLGGVLVLSACSGGGDKAGASDGGDSTSQAKVDEAAAKKTSEALIKITPKDGSDNASINNGTAVTVSKGSLTSVTMKTASGTAVAGQISADKKSWKPLNRLERATTYKIAAEAADSEGRTAHENASFTTVSPANSFIGNFTPEDGSTVGVGMPVSINFDKAITDKAAVQKGITVSSSSGQEVVGHWFSANRLDFRPESYWTGGSTVTLKLNLDGVQGASGVYGVQQKTVTFKIGRNQVSIVDAKTKTMQVTQDGKVVKTIPISAGAPENTTYQGQMVISEKFKETRMDGSTVGFKDEKGKGEYDIKDVPHAMRLSNSGTFIHGNYWGPKSIFGSVNTSHGCVGLSDTKGANDANTPAAWFFTHSLIGDVVVVKNTGDKTIAPDNGLNGWNLDWAAWQAGSAA is encoded by the coding sequence ATGGAGAAGCGTGTGATGACGATCAGTAAGCGGCGCAGGCGTCTTGTGGCGGCGTCCGCACTGCTCGGCGGGGTGCTGGTGCTCTCTGCGTGCAGCGGAGGCGGGGACAAGGCCGGCGCATCGGACGGCGGCGACTCCACGTCGCAGGCCAAGGTCGACGAGGCCGCGGCCAAGAAGACGTCCGAGGCCCTGATCAAGATCACGCCCAAGGACGGCTCCGACAACGCCTCGATCAACAACGGCACCGCCGTCACGGTCAGCAAGGGCTCGCTCACGTCCGTCACGATGAAGACCGCGTCCGGCACCGCCGTCGCCGGTCAGATATCGGCGGACAAGAAGAGCTGGAAGCCGCTGAACCGGCTGGAGCGCGCCACCACGTACAAGATCGCCGCCGAGGCCGCCGACTCCGAGGGCCGCACCGCCCACGAGAACGCGTCGTTCACCACGGTCTCCCCGGCCAACAGCTTCATCGGCAACTTCACGCCCGAGGACGGTTCCACCGTCGGTGTCGGCATGCCGGTCTCGATCAACTTCGACAAGGCGATCACCGACAAGGCCGCGGTGCAGAAGGGGATCACCGTCTCCTCCAGCAGCGGCCAGGAGGTCGTCGGGCACTGGTTCAGCGCCAACCGCCTGGACTTCCGCCCCGAGAGCTACTGGACCGGCGGTTCCACCGTCACTCTCAAGCTGAACCTCGACGGGGTCCAGGGCGCGAGCGGTGTCTACGGCGTGCAGCAGAAGACGGTCACCTTCAAGATCGGCCGCAACCAGGTCTCCATCGTCGACGCCAAGACCAAGACGATGCAGGTCACCCAGGACGGCAAGGTCGTGAAGACCATCCCGATCTCCGCGGGCGCCCCGGAGAACACCACGTACCAGGGCCAGATGGTGATCTCCGAGAAGTTCAAGGAGACCCGGATGGACGGCTCGACGGTCGGCTTCAAGGACGAGAAGGGCAAGGGCGAGTACGACATCAAGGACGTGCCGCACGCCATGCGTCTGTCGAACTCCGGCACCTTCATCCACGGCAACTACTGGGGCCCGAAGTCCATCTTCGGCTCCGTCAACACCAGCCACGGCTGTGTGGGTCTGTCCGACACCAAGGGTGCCAACGACGCCAACACGCCCGCCGCGTGGTTCTTCACCCACTCGCTGATCGGTGACGTCGTGGTCGTCAAGAACACCGGCGACAAGACCATCGCCCCGGACAACGGCCTCAACGGCTGGAACCTGGACTGGGCGGCCTGGCAGGCCGGTTCGGCTGCCTGA